One window of Curtobacterium sp. 458 genomic DNA carries:
- a CDS encoding TrkA C-terminal domain-containing protein, translating into MVDVHRVKLPGVGVLHSFYTDDGGKCGVITHRSGHSDLISFADVSDGADKSEKVSLRLSEDEAHTLAELLGGTRITEGLDKLDEIPGLSIDWFSVDYEDAIAGKPLGDLHDSGFIGLTVVAVVRGDSANPAPSPDFVVFPGDTIVVAGAPEKVAKAFSFYRSGELAAAPAEAPRRS; encoded by the coding sequence ATGGTCGACGTCCATCGCGTCAAGCTCCCCGGAGTCGGCGTGCTGCACAGCTTCTACACCGACGACGGTGGCAAGTGCGGTGTCATCACGCACCGGTCGGGACATTCCGACCTCATCTCCTTCGCGGACGTCTCGGACGGCGCTGACAAGTCGGAGAAGGTGTCGCTGCGCCTCAGCGAGGACGAAGCGCACACGCTCGCGGAGCTGCTCGGCGGCACCCGCATCACCGAGGGCCTCGACAAGCTCGACGAGATCCCCGGCCTCAGCATCGACTGGTTCTCCGTCGACTACGAGGACGCCATCGCGGGCAAGCCCCTCGGCGACCTCCACGACTCGGGGTTCATCGGACTGACCGTCGTCGCGGTGGTCCGTGGTGACAGCGCCAACCCTGCTCCCTCCCCGGACTTCGTCGTCTTCCCCGGCGACACCATCGTCGTGGCCGGAGCACCCGAGAAGGTCGCCAAGGCCTTCTCGTTCTACCGCAGCGGAGAGCTCGCGGCCGCACCGGCCGAGGCCCCGCGCCGGAGCTGA